A window of the Euzebya pacifica genome harbors these coding sequences:
- a CDS encoding DUF7507 domain-containing protein produces MVTSRWLGTASGVLALAASMLLALPTMPARAQVAPTGPTFSCADPAGYLFQDSPTDAIEVNLVTGATAERGSDLIVGGSNAWGYNRTDDYFWGRHQGDGLVRVDADWTVYDYDKATITRVDAAGAPVAGSLADLPATIAGDVDANGVLHLVTNTTPARIYRVDVNPASPTYLKLLPDVVLSEASGLADAVFNSVDGLLYGVRSDLTVIRINPNTGTITPLGQATGGMPAGGYGGGFMDVAGNLYLSHNGSGEIWTIESPHTGNTAAEHLATGDPSSINDGGRCATAPALLAPGLTVTKTGTATSEPLVAGEDIDYTIRARNTGNAVVDAVDVTDPLIPGAALTCVDEAGGAVALPVDLDPGAFVDCTGTYTVTPDDAADNEVVNTATATGTVAGDPIQATGTTTVPAPTPTPALALTKTTDFAETEIAEGDVVDYTITATNTGNVALTGVGVTDPVVDLTCLPAVPTALEPNQAVVCTGAYTITAGDLPGPFTNTATVSAPDPTGGPSITATDSVDVPAAKDPELTVAKTSDNDGTPPAEGDVITYTIVVDNTGNVPASGVTVSDPLVPDDLVCVPAVPVDLQPGDQVVCTAPYTITAGDVGVTVTNTATATGQDPDGNPITGSGSTDVPGPVPDPSLVVTKTASTASVPATVGDIVNYEVVVENDGNVTVTDVVVADPLVAGLDCMPAVPRALAPGARVTCTASHTVTQADIDTGAYLAPPALGNTATATGVDPTGTPVDADDSVDIVVPSADPDLTVTKVSDFTGDTLTAGETIGYTITTENTGNVTVSGVDVTDSRIDDLVCAPATPVDLGPGQQVVCTGTYTVTAGDEAAGSVTNNAFANGADPADDPVAATGSSTVPAPPDPELTITATPDDDLVVGEDTTFTIVVENTGNVPIDDVQVTDPNPDLTITCTPPMGSTLEPGAQMVCTGTITVTPAHAADGSLLITPSTDGDDPSGGPVTDTDSAVAPVTPDPALTITKTAAPAGTVHAGEAIDYTIEVVNTGNVTITDVEVTDPLIPLTCAPTTPRALVPGGALTCTGTYTVTPDDGTAGHVDNTATAHGTDPSGAPTTDTDSVTVTTLPAPPPPPAGGGGTPPAGPPELTVTTTIPDSGPFEPGDPVDYVVTITNTGGSPIADVDVPDADLDCDPPLPATLQPGESIECTGTHVVTNDEGESGEVRIPVTAVGNGPDGTPVSGSGEDTAPVGDDGSVPDPDPVPDVDRIAGPTRIDTAIEVSNADFEDGTARVVILARDDVFADALSGTPLAVAEAGPILLTRTDELLPSVTDEIRRVLGEQGRIYLLGGVVALDDEVEAQAGDLGYPMQRLQGPSRIETAIAIAEHLGDPDEMLIAGGEQFADALTAAAVAGARGGAILLTSPGQPHPSVDAYLSDKDPVLWAVGGPAVGAYPAVTPVAGPSRDATAVAVAETFYDDPGALGFARLDDFPDALTGGAHIARQPGPLLLTQTDFLPDVVTDYVCRSTTVTQGYVYGGTAAVSDEAFDELTSLFTEGCG; encoded by the coding sequence GTGGTCACCAGCCGATGGCTGGGCACTGCCTCGGGGGTGCTCGCCCTCGCCGCTTCGATGCTGCTGGCGCTGCCGACCATGCCTGCCCGAGCCCAGGTCGCCCCGACGGGGCCGACCTTCTCCTGTGCGGACCCGGCCGGGTACCTCTTCCAGGACTCTCCGACCGATGCCATCGAGGTGAACCTCGTCACGGGTGCCACCGCCGAGCGCGGAAGCGACCTGATTGTCGGGGGGAGCAACGCGTGGGGGTACAACCGCACCGACGACTACTTCTGGGGGCGCCATCAGGGCGACGGCCTGGTCCGCGTCGACGCCGACTGGACGGTGTACGACTACGACAAGGCGACCATCACCCGAGTCGACGCAGCGGGGGCGCCGGTCGCTGGAAGCCTGGCCGACCTCCCCGCGACGATCGCCGGTGACGTGGACGCCAACGGCGTGCTGCACCTGGTGACGAACACCACACCCGCGCGCATCTACCGGGTCGATGTGAACCCTGCGTCGCCGACCTATCTGAAGCTCCTGCCGGACGTGGTGCTGTCGGAGGCGTCTGGTCTGGCCGATGCCGTGTTCAACTCCGTCGACGGATTGCTCTACGGGGTGCGTTCAGACCTGACCGTCATCCGGATCAACCCGAACACCGGAACCATCACCCCGCTGGGACAGGCCACAGGTGGCATGCCCGCCGGTGGGTACGGCGGCGGGTTCATGGACGTCGCTGGCAACCTCTACCTGAGCCACAACGGCAGCGGAGAGATCTGGACCATCGAATCGCCCCACACCGGCAACACGGCCGCCGAGCACCTGGCGACCGGCGATCCCAGCTCCATCAACGACGGCGGGCGTTGCGCGACCGCCCCTGCGCTGCTGGCGCCCGGTCTGACCGTGACCAAGACCGGAACCGCCACGTCGGAGCCCCTGGTGGCCGGTGAGGACATCGACTACACGATCCGCGCCCGCAACACCGGCAATGCCGTGGTGGACGCCGTCGACGTGACCGACCCGCTGATCCCCGGCGCGGCCCTGACCTGCGTCGACGAGGCTGGCGGTGCGGTCGCGCTGCCGGTGGACCTCGATCCCGGCGCCTTCGTCGACTGCACGGGCACCTACACGGTCACGCCCGACGATGCGGCTGACAACGAGGTCGTCAACACCGCCACCGCCACCGGGACGGTGGCCGGTGATCCGATCCAGGCGACGGGCACCACGACGGTCCCGGCCCCGACGCCGACCCCGGCACTGGCGCTCACCAAGACCACGGACTTCGCCGAGACCGAGATCGCCGAGGGCGACGTGGTCGACTACACGATCACCGCCACCAACACCGGCAACGTCGCGCTGACCGGCGTCGGCGTCACCGACCCCGTGGTCGACCTGACCTGCCTGCCGGCCGTGCCCACGGCCCTGGAACCGAACCAGGCCGTCGTGTGCACCGGCGCCTACACGATCACTGCCGGCGACCTGCCCGGTCCGTTCACCAATACCGCCACGGTCAGCGCGCCCGATCCCACCGGCGGCCCGTCGATCACCGCCACCGACAGCGTGGACGTGCCTGCCGCGAAGGACCCCGAGCTGACCGTCGCCAAGACCAGCGACAACGACGGCACCCCGCCTGCCGAAGGCGATGTGATCACCTACACGATCGTGGTGGACAATACCGGCAACGTGCCGGCATCGGGCGTCACGGTGTCGGACCCACTGGTTCCCGACGACCTGGTCTGCGTGCCCGCCGTCCCGGTCGACCTCCAGCCGGGTGACCAGGTCGTCTGCACCGCCCCGTACACCATCACCGCCGGCGACGTCGGTGTCACGGTCACCAACACCGCGACCGCGACCGGACAGGACCCCGACGGCAACCCGATCACGGGGTCGGGCTCCACCGACGTGCCCGGCCCGGTCCCGGACCCCAGCCTGGTGGTCACCAAGACCGCGTCCACGGCGTCGGTGCCCGCCACTGTCGGCGACATCGTGAACTACGAGGTCGTCGTCGAGAACGACGGCAACGTCACCGTGACCGACGTCGTCGTCGCTGACCCGCTCGTCGCAGGGCTCGACTGCATGCCCGCCGTGCCGAGGGCCCTGGCCCCCGGCGCCCGGGTGACGTGCACCGCCAGCCACACCGTCACCCAGGCCGACATCGACACCGGGGCCTACCTGGCCCCGCCAGCCCTCGGCAACACCGCCACGGCCACCGGGGTCGACCCGACCGGCACCCCCGTCGACGCCGACGACTCCGTCGACATCGTCGTGCCCTCCGCTGACCCCGACCTGACCGTCACGAAGGTGTCGGACTTCACCGGTGACACGCTGACTGCCGGTGAGACGATCGGGTACACGATCACGACGGAGAACACCGGCAACGTGACCGTGTCGGGTGTGGACGTCACCGACAGCCGCATCGACGACCTGGTCTGCGCCCCGGCGACCCCCGTTGACCTGGGCCCGGGCCAGCAGGTCGTCTGCACCGGCACCTACACGGTGACTGCTGGCGACGAGGCTGCCGGGTCGGTGACCAACAACGCGTTCGCCAACGGCGCTGACCCGGCCGACGACCCCGTGGCCGCGACGGGGTCCTCCACCGTGCCTGCGCCGCCCGACCCGGAGCTGACCATCACCGCGACGCCGGACGACGACCTCGTCGTGGGCGAGGACACCACCTTCACGATCGTGGTGGAGAACACCGGAAACGTGCCGATCGACGACGTCCAGGTGACCGACCCGAATCCCGATCTGACCATCACCTGCACGCCGCCCATGGGCTCGACGCTGGAACCCGGTGCGCAGATGGTCTGCACCGGCACGATCACCGTGACCCCTGCCCATGCGGCCGACGGATCGTTGCTGATCACCCCGAGCACCGATGGTGACGACCCGTCGGGTGGTCCCGTCACCGACACCGACAGCGCCGTCGCCCCGGTGACGCCGGATCCTGCGCTGACGATCACCAAGACCGCCGCCCCTGCGGGGACGGTCCACGCCGGCGAGGCGATCGACTACACCATCGAGGTGGTCAACACCGGCAACGTCACCATCACCGACGTCGAGGTGACCGACCCGCTGATCCCGCTCACCTGCGCGCCCACGACCCCTCGCGCCCTCGTGCCGGGCGGTGCGCTGACCTGCACCGGCACCTACACGGTGACCCCCGACGACGGCACCGCCGGTCACGTCGACAACACCGCCACCGCCCACGGCACCGACCCGTCGGGTGCCCCGACGACCGACACCGACAGCGTCACCGTCACGACCCTCCCGGCCCCGCCCCCACCCCCAGCCGGCGGCGGCGGAACCCCTCCGGCCGGACCCCCGGAGCTGACCGTCACCACGACCATCCCCGACTCCGGGCCCTTCGAGCCCGGTGATCCCGTCGACTACGTCGTCACCATCACCAACACCGGGGGCAGCCCCATCGCCGATGTCGACGTCCCGGACGCCGACCTCGACTGCGACCCGCCGCTTCCGGCGACCCTCCAACCGGGCGAGTCCATCGAATGCACCGGTACCCACGTCGTCACCAACGACGAGGGCGAGTCGGGCGAGGTGCGGATCCCCGTCACCGCGGTCGGGAACGGTCCCGACGGCACACCCGTCTCGGGCAGCGGTGAGGACACCGCCCCCGTCGGGGACGACGGGTCGGTGCCCGACCCGGACCCGGTCCCGGATGTCGACCGTATCGCCGGCCCGACCCGGATCGACACGGCGATCGAGGTGTCGAACGCCGACTTCGAGGACGGGACCGCACGGGTGGTCATCCTGGCGCGCGACGACGTCTTTGCCGATGCGCTGTCCGGCACACCGCTCGCGGTCGCAGAAGCAGGGCCCATCCTGCTGACCAGGACCGACGAGCTCCTGCCCTCGGTCACCGACGAGATCCGCCGGGTCCTCGGCGAGCAGGGCAGGATCTACCTGCTCGGTGGCGTGGTCGCGCTGGACGACGAGGTCGAGGCACAGGCAGGCGACCTCGGGTACCCCATGCAGCGGCTCCAGGGCCCCAGCCGGATCGAGACGGCCATCGCGATCGCCGAGCACCTCGGTGATCCCGACGAGATGCTGATCGCCGGTGGCGAACAGTTCGCCGATGCCCTGACCGCGGCGGCCGTGGCCGGCGCGCGCGGGGGCGCGATCCTGCTGACCTCACCGGGGCAGCCGCACCCGTCGGTCGACGCGTACCTGTCGGACAAGGACCCGGTGCTTTGGGCGGTCGGTGGCCCGGCGGTCGGTGCCTATCCGGCGGTGACCCCGGTCGCGGGACCGTCCCGGGACGCGACCGCAGTGGCCGTCGCCGAGACGTTCTACGACGATCCGGGTGCGCTCGGGTTCGCCCGGCTGGACGACTTCCCCGATGCGCTCACCGGCGGCGCGCACATCGCACGCCAGCCGGGTCCCTTGCTGCTGACTCAGACCGACTTCCTTCCCGACGTGGTGACGGACTACGTCTGCCGTTCCACGACGGTCACGCAGGGGTACGTGTACGGCGGTACCGCAGCGGTGTCCGACGAGGCGTTCGACGAGCTGACGTCGTTGTTCACCGAGGGCTGCGGCTGA
- a CDS encoding ABC transporter, which produces MRDDTLADGLQQLRDELAAVTLSLPLAATEDGIATRDEAVAQIEDYLLPRLAHLDAPLLAVLGGSTGSGKSTLTNSLVGEEVSTAGVLRPTTRAPVLVHHPDDTAWFSGDGVLPDLPRTTGERGVGHALHLVASGATSPGLGLLDSPDIDSIEVANHELAAQLLGAADLWLFVTTAARYADAVPWQYLARASERTAAVAVVVNRIPPTPDGSAVRDIAADVRRMLDANGLAEARLFTVTETPLVDGRLGGAEDEIRAWIEALVDDADARAATIRRTVMGAVDSLQPRVGRVMHAMREHQRAVESLVAASTSQQATTVDIVRDQLASGVLLRGEVLDRFREQVGTAEWMDRLQRGVGRLRDRIGQMITGRAPEVEAAKGQLRSNLVGLVDDAVASGLERTVASWQVLPGGPELLAQAPDPAALAAPDLRAVEDTVAAWQDHVVAMVRERAGSKIAVARGMSLGVNGVGVALMMAIFASTGGLTGGEVAVAGGTAAFGQAVLSAVFGEQAIRDLATAARTDLLDRVQRLAEDRHEQLRALLEGLPDAEAIRAMEDAVDGVSR; this is translated from the coding sequence ATGCGGGACGACACGCTGGCCGATGGGCTGCAGCAGCTGCGCGACGAGCTCGCGGCGGTCACGCTGTCGTTGCCGTTGGCGGCGACCGAGGACGGGATCGCCACCCGCGACGAGGCCGTGGCACAGATCGAGGACTACCTGCTGCCACGCCTGGCGCACCTCGACGCGCCGCTGCTGGCCGTGCTCGGCGGATCGACCGGATCGGGCAAGTCCACGCTGACCAACTCCCTGGTGGGGGAGGAGGTCTCGACCGCGGGTGTGCTCCGGCCGACGACCCGGGCTCCGGTCCTGGTCCACCATCCCGACGACACGGCGTGGTTCTCCGGCGACGGGGTCCTGCCGGACCTGCCCCGCACGACCGGCGAACGAGGGGTCGGCCACGCCCTGCACCTGGTCGCCAGCGGGGCCACGAGCCCGGGGCTCGGGCTGCTGGACTCCCCCGACATCGACTCCATCGAGGTCGCCAACCACGAGCTGGCCGCCCAGCTGCTCGGCGCGGCGGACCTGTGGCTGTTCGTGACCACCGCAGCGCGCTACGCCGACGCGGTGCCGTGGCAGTACCTCGCCCGGGCCAGCGAGCGCACCGCCGCCGTCGCGGTCGTGGTCAACCGGATCCCACCGACCCCCGACGGCAGCGCCGTGCGGGACATCGCTGCCGACGTCCGCCGGATGCTGGATGCCAACGGCCTGGCGGAGGCCCGCCTGTTCACCGTCACCGAGACGCCCCTCGTCGACGGGCGGCTCGGTGGGGCCGAGGACGAGATCCGGGCCTGGATCGAGGCGTTGGTCGACGACGCCGACGCCCGGGCAGCGACCATCCGACGGACGGTCATGGGGGCCGTGGACTCCCTGCAGCCCCGCGTCGGACGGGTGATGCATGCGATGCGCGAACACCAGCGGGCCGTCGAGTCGCTCGTCGCGGCCTCGACGTCCCAGCAGGCCACCACGGTGGACATCGTGAGGGACCAGCTCGCCAGCGGGGTGCTGCTGCGCGGCGAGGTCCTCGACCGGTTCCGTGAGCAGGTCGGGACCGCGGAGTGGATGGACCGGCTGCAACGCGGGGTCGGCAGGCTGCGCGACCGCATCGGCCAGATGATCACCGGCCGAGCCCCCGAGGTCGAGGCGGCGAAGGGACAGCTGCGCTCGAACCTGGTTGGCTTGGTCGACGACGCCGTCGCATCCGGCCTGGAACGCACGGTGGCGAGCTGGCAGGTGCTGCCCGGTGGCCCGGAGCTGCTGGCCCAGGCCCCCGACCCCGCCGCGCTGGCCGCGCCGGACCTGCGCGCTGTGGAGGACACCGTTGCGGCGTGGCAGGACCACGTGGTTGCCATGGTCCGGGAACGTGCCGGGTCCAAGATCGCCGTGGCCCGGGGCATGTCGCTGGGGGTCAACGGGGTCGGGGTCGCGCTGATGATGGCCATCTTCGCCTCCACGGGGGGACTGACGGGTGGCGAGGTCGCCGTCGCCGGTGGGACCGCGGCGTTCGGCCAGGCGGTGCTGTCGGCGGTGTTCGGCGAGCAGGCCATCCGCGACCTGGCCACCGCGGCGCGCACCGACCTGCTCGACCGAGTCCAACGCCTTGCCGAGGACCGACACGAGCAGCTTCGCGCCCTGCTGGAGGGGCTGCCGGACGCCGAGGCGATCCGGGCGATGGAGGATGCGGTGGACGGGGTGTCACGATGA